The following proteins come from a genomic window of Candidatus Poribacteria bacterium:
- a CDS encoding tetratricopeptide repeat protein: protein MTTAGFLISLIVFAAGGTAGETIQQYRYAEQLFESGDYQAARLAYKRLLFYRPDTEFRDVADYRVAQSYYYQNQPERAEHLFREFLGVHPNSPFRFRSELMIGQLHFDADEYSLARTTLFELLLSSEDTEVTAAAHYLRGWCYVHTTDWDKAIAEWRRVDTFQTDTPSEKNASQLADILLERTPLPHKSPRMAGWLSTVVPGSGQFYVGRVKEGVLAAVLSGTFSYLVADAIRERRYLDCAGISLIGWQFYWGNRVEAQRFAAEYNSHRERELIETLKKSSGRPLR, encoded by the coding sequence ATGACAACTGCCGGTTTCTTAATCTCTCTCATCGTCTTTGCAGCTGGTGGGACTGCGGGGGAGACGATTCAGCAATATCGTTACGCAGAGCAGCTTTTTGAATCGGGCGATTATCAAGCGGCACGGCTGGCATACAAACGCCTCCTCTTCTATCGACCTGACACAGAATTTAGGGATGTCGCGGACTATCGGGTTGCACAGAGTTACTACTATCAAAACCAACCTGAGCGTGCTGAACACCTATTCCGTGAATTTTTGGGCGTTCATCCGAATTCACCTTTTCGGTTTCGGAGCGAGTTGATGATTGGGCAGCTCCATTTTGATGCGGATGAGTATTCGCTGGCGCGAACGACACTCTTTGAGCTTCTACTCTCGAGTGAGGATACAGAAGTAACGGCGGCAGCGCACTATTTGCGGGGTTGGTGTTACGTTCATACAACCGATTGGGACAAGGCGATTGCGGAATGGCGACGCGTAGATACCTTCCAAACGGATACACCTTCTGAAAAAAATGCGAGTCAATTGGCGGACATACTTCTTGAAAGGACACCTCTCCCACACAAATCTCCACGAATGGCAGGATGGCTCTCTACAGTCGTCCCTGGAAGTGGACAGTTCTATGTAGGGCGGGTCAAAGAGGGTGTTCTCGCAGCAGTCTTGAGTGGGACGTTCAGCTATCTTGTAGCAGACGCAATCCGTGAGCGCCGCTACCTTGACTGTGCGGGTATCTCCTTGATTGGATGGCAATTTTATTGGGGCAACCGCGTCGAGGCACAGCGATTTGCTGCCGAATATAATTCGCATCGTGAGCGCGAATTAATTGAGACATTGAAAAAGTCAAGCGGGCGGCCCCTGCGTTGA
- the thiE gene encoding thiamine phosphate synthase has product MKNIGVLHIITDTTLQSRFTHAELAELAIEGGADTMQFRQKYGTTRELIAIAQSMQKICAKHNVPLIVNDRADIALAVGATGAHFGQDDMPVSIGRRILSPEAILGASARTEEKILEAISEGADYIGFGPIYGTTSKPDAETAKGLERLRRMCDIAACPVIAIGGIGIQTAREVIQAGAHGIAVISAVCAHPEPQVAARALLNEIQEAKEI; this is encoded by the coding sequence ATGAAAAACATCGGCGTTTTGCACATCATCACGGATACGACACTCCAATCTCGATTTACGCACGCCGAATTAGCGGAACTGGCAATCGAAGGCGGCGCAGATACGATGCAATTCCGACAGAAATACGGAACGACGCGCGAATTAATAGCGATAGCGCAGTCGATGCAGAAGATATGCGCAAAACACAATGTGCCGTTGATCGTCAACGATAGAGCCGATATCGCACTGGCTGTTGGGGCGACAGGCGCGCACTTTGGACAGGACGATATGCCTGTTTCTATCGGAAGACGAATTCTATCTCCAGAGGCGATCCTTGGCGCATCTGCTCGAACCGAGGAGAAAATACTCGAAGCGATTTCGGAAGGTGCGGACTACATCGGGTTTGGACCTATCTATGGGACTACCTCAAAGCCGGATGCGGAAACGGCTAAAGGGTTGGAAAGGCTCCGCCGGATGTGCGACATCGCCGCGTGTCCGGTTATCGCGATTGGTGGCATTGGTATTCAGACTGCACGTGAGGTTATTCAAGCAGGGGCACACGGTATCGCGGTCATCTCTGCTGTTTGCGCCCACCCCGAACCGCAAGTCGCGGCGCGGGCATTACTGAACGAAATTCAGGAGGCGAAGGAAATATAA
- a CDS encoding SGNH/GDSL hydrolase family protein, with protein sequence MTFRRPVVNNLLFESGDKVLFIGDSITDCGRRDAHAPLGHGYVRKITELITAKYPERRITYVNKGISGDIVEGLESRWDLDVIDEKPKWLSVKIGINNASRQHTEGVSTTDYLPIWEDCYRRILTRAKTELEASLFLFEIFYVAEDVDAPRPLEVDAYNASIHRLAEAFDARLISTSAAFDNAVAARPGALWTTQDGVHPNAEGHTLMALEFLKQAAW encoded by the coding sequence ATCACATTTAGGAGACCCGTTGTGAACAATTTATTGTTTGAATCTGGAGATAAAGTACTTTTTATAGGGGATAGCATTACAGACTGTGGCCGGCGCGATGCGCATGCCCCACTCGGACACGGCTATGTCCGTAAAATCACCGAACTCATCACCGCGAAATACCCGGAACGTCGCATTACCTACGTCAATAAAGGCATTAGTGGGGATATCGTTGAAGGTTTGGAAAGTCGGTGGGACCTCGACGTGATTGACGAAAAACCGAAATGGCTTTCGGTGAAAATTGGTATTAACAATGCGAGTCGACAGCACACGGAAGGGGTTTCAACAACGGACTATCTACCGATTTGGGAAGACTGCTATCGCCGGATTCTTACACGTGCGAAAACTGAATTAGAGGCGTCGCTTTTCCTCTTTGAAATTTTCTATGTTGCAGAAGATGTCGATGCGCCGCGCCCACTGGAGGTAGACGCTTACAACGCAAGTATCCATAGACTCGCGGAAGCGTTCGACGCACGGCTGATTTCGACGAGCGCGGCTTTTGACAACGCAGTCGCCGCCCGTCCCGGCGCTCTTTGGACAACGCAAGACGGTGTCCACCCGAATGCAGAAGGGCATACGTTGATGGCACTCGAATTTCTCAAGCAAGCGGCGTGGTGA